The following are encoded together in the Leptolyngbya sp. CCY15150 genome:
- a CDS encoding nuclear transport factor 2 family protein gives MKPFHFLAVMALILTVGCSAVGQTSVHNETPAPSKKAVVEASFQQWQDGTGSPFELLSEDMRWTISGFNTYAGTYTREPFEEELIAPFNERVEEPLRPTQWQVYEDGDVVIIHFDAETTLINGEQYRNSYAWFFTFEDEEVTEVTAFLDMPAFEKALEIEVR, from the coding sequence ATGAAACCATTTCATTTTTTAGCTGTTATGGCGCTTATTCTCACGGTAGGCTGTAGCGCTGTCGGACAAACTTCTGTTCACAATGAAACACCGGCACCAAGTAAAAAGGCCGTTGTCGAGGCGAGTTTTCAGCAATGGCAAGATGGTACCGGCTCTCCTTTCGAGCTTTTATCAGAGGATATGCGCTGGACGATTAGTGGCTTTAATACATATGCCGGCACTTACACACGCGAGCCTTTTGAAGAAGAGTTGATTGCGCCTTTTAATGAGCGCGTAGAGGAGCCTTTAAGGCCAACACAGTGGCAAGTTTATGAAGATGGTGACGTTGTTATTATTCATTTTGATGCTGAAACAACCTTGATTAATGGAGAACAGTATAGGAATAGCTATGCCTGGTTTTTCACTTTCGAGGATGAAGAAGTGACTGAAGTTACCGCATTCTTGGACATGCCAGCTTTTGAAAAAGCTTTGGAAATAGAAGTTAGGTAA
- a CDS encoding AraC family transcriptional regulator, translated as MASNQLNSLELCQRFNKPLMLSSRQMNWNGILVEQCQSPVSTYEVELPALSDHWLSLHLGNSTPLIQKRGDRLHESILHEGDNLFIPAGQPSYWCQDKSGITCSPLFICLKPELIQQVAEASDMDSNRFEFMHCFGQQDSQLHQIGILLFAELRSGGMMGKLYVESLTQALVIHLLRHYSTLIKPIASQNSSFTRTQLQQAIDYIHTYLNRDLSLTELASVVNISPTYFASLFKQEMGISPHQYVIRQRVEQAKLMLAKTDLAIADIALQVGFSSQSHLTQQFKRFTGMTPKQIR; from the coding sequence ATGGCTAGCAACCAGCTCAACTCGCTCGAACTCTGCCAACGGTTCAATAAACCACTGATGCTCTCCAGTCGTCAAATGAACTGGAATGGCATTTTGGTTGAGCAGTGTCAAAGTCCTGTTTCGACCTATGAGGTAGAACTCCCAGCCCTCTCAGACCACTGGCTCAGCTTACACCTAGGAAATTCTACTCCTTTAATTCAGAAACGGGGCGATCGCCTCCATGAATCAATCCTTCATGAGGGGGACAATCTCTTTATTCCGGCTGGACAGCCAAGCTACTGGTGTCAAGACAAAAGTGGTATCACCTGCTCTCCACTATTCATTTGCTTAAAACCAGAACTGATTCAACAGGTTGCTGAAGCCTCTGATATGGATTCAAACCGATTCGAGTTTATGCATTGTTTTGGTCAGCAAGATTCGCAACTGCATCAGATTGGCATACTGCTGTTCGCTGAGTTGAGATCGGGTGGCATGATGGGGAAACTCTATGTCGAATCACTCACTCAAGCCCTAGTGATTCATCTACTCCGGCACTATTCGACCCTAATAAAACCGATCGCATCCCAAAACAGCAGCTTCACTCGTACCCAGTTGCAGCAGGCGATCGACTATATCCACACCTACCTAAATCGAGACTTGTCCCTGACCGAACTGGCAAGTGTTGTTAACATCAGCCCAACTTACTTTGCGAGTTTGTTTAAGCAAGAAATGGGGATTTCGCCCCATCAGTACGTGATTCGACAGCGGGTGGAACAGGCGAAATTGATGCTGGCGAAAACGGATTTGGCGATCGCAGACATCGCTCTACAAGTCGGTTTCTCTAGCCAAAGCCATTTGACGCAACAGTTTAAGCGATTCACTGGCATGACACCGAAACAGATTCGCTAA
- a CDS encoding SDR family oxidoreductase, with product MTQDKPKIALVTGASRGLGKNTALALAKKGVGVVVTYLNGEAEAKSVVSEIEAMGNKAVALQLDIGSIETLDAFVIQVKQALQGTWDIEQFDFLINNAGISGGSLFAETTEKEFDRIFNVNFKGVFFLTQKLLPLLKDGGRIVNVSSFLTRTISPGRAVYASTKGAIEVLTHSLAKELGQRQITVNVIAPGAIATEGSVVRDNPEINKYIASQTALGRVGEPDDIGGAIALLLSEENRWMTGQRIEVSGGQSL from the coding sequence ATGACACAAGATAAACCCAAAATTGCTCTAGTGACAGGAGCGAGTCGAGGATTGGGAAAGAATACTGCTTTGGCCCTGGCCAAGAAAGGAGTGGGCGTAGTTGTGACCTATCTCAACGGTGAAGCGGAAGCAAAATCCGTTGTTTCTGAAATTGAGGCAATGGGCAATAAAGCAGTGGCCTTGCAGCTCGATATCGGCAGCATCGAAACCCTTGATGCATTTGTGATACAAGTCAAGCAAGCTCTGCAAGGCACTTGGGACATTGAGCAATTTGATTTCCTCATCAATAACGCTGGAATTAGTGGCGGTTCACTGTTTGCAGAAACCACAGAGAAGGAATTTGATCGAATATTCAACGTTAACTTTAAGGGTGTCTTCTTTCTCACTCAGAAATTGCTGCCATTGCTCAAAGATGGTGGACGAATCGTGAATGTTTCATCCTTTCTGACCCGCACCATTAGCCCAGGACGAGCGGTCTATGCCAGCACAAAGGGCGCGATCGAGGTTCTGACTCACTCCTTGGCGAAGGAACTAGGACAGCGGCAAATCACAGTGAATGTAATTGCTCCAGGAGCGATCGCCACCGAGGGCAGTGTTGTGCGAGACAATCCAGAGATCAATAAGTACATCGCGTCCCAAACTGCTTTAGGTCGAGTGGGTGAACCTGATGATATTGGAGGAGCGATCGCACTATTGCTGTCGGAAGAGAATCGATGGATGACTGGACAGAGAATCGAAGTCTCCGGGGGGCAGTCTCTTTAG